The Dysidea avara chromosome 13, odDysAvar1.4, whole genome shotgun sequence genome includes a region encoding these proteins:
- the LOC136242605 gene encoding tRNA selenocysteine 1-associated protein 1-like isoform X1 — protein sequence MATNMFASTHGDKTLWMGDMDYSLLDETILKITFARLGFPLLSVEWIRDQQTQELQRYCYVEFGDPLSAQGALNALNNKPVPGTAKTFRLSWGSKKLESEGSEFTVIVNELSADVTGQQLQNFFRTYYSSVWHATVTDEETDGGRHGVVYFLDEAERDLSYMEMDGKMGLGQSPIRVRSTISGGPDDQAQAAQYYDYYYGQYGGDQQQSVEGAIVEEEIEEFEPPINVKALNREFYKRDQELLIDLDVNKWAPIDSFSSVIPTRDQLNAQLTFR from the exons ATGGCTACGAATATGTTTGCTTCTACTCATGGTGACAAAACGTTGTGGATGGGAGAC ATGGACTACTCATTGTTGGATGAAACAATCCTGAAGATCACGTTTGCTAGATTGGGATTTCCCCTACTCTCAGTGGAGTGGATAAGAGACCAGCAGACTCA GGAACTTCAGCGTTACTGCTATGTGGAGTTTGGAGACCCACTAAGTGCTCAGGGTGCACTCAATGCTCTCAACAATAAACCAGTACCAGGAACAGCT AAAACATTCAGACTAAGTTGGGGAAGCAAGAAACTTGAATCTGA ggGATCAGAGTTCACTGTTATTGTTAATGAATTATCTGCGGATGTCACTGGTCAGCAGCTACAG AATTTCTTCCGAACGTATTACTCATCAGTCTGGCATGCCACAG TGACTGATGAGGAAACAGATGGTGGCAGACATGGGGTAGTATACTTCCTCGATGAAGCAGAGAGAGATCTCAGTTACATGGAAATGGATGGCAAAATGGGCCTCGGTCAGTCACCGATTAGAGTGAGATCCACCATATCTGGTGGTCCGGATGACCAAGCACAAGCTGCACAATATTACGATTACTATTATGGACAATATGGAGGCGATCAA CAGCAGTCAGTTGAAGGTGCTATTGTTGAGGAAGAAATTGAGG AATTTGAGCCTCCAATTAATGTCAAAGCATTGAATCGTGAATTTTACAAAAGGGATCAG GAGCTGTTGATAGACTTGGACGTCAACAAGTGGGCACCAATTGACTCGTTCTCTAGTGTGATACCCACAAGGGACCAATTGAATGCACAATTGACGTTTAGATGA
- the LOC136242605 gene encoding tRNA selenocysteine 1-associated protein 1-like isoform X3, whose translation MDYSLLDETILKITFARLGFPLLSVEWIRDQQTQELQRYCYVEFGDPLSAQGALNALNNKPVPGTAKTFRLSWGSKKLESEGSEFTVIVNELSADVTGQQLQNFFRTYYSSVWHATVTDEETDGGRHGVVYFLDEAERDLSYMEMDGKMGLGQSPIRVRSTISGGPDDQAQAAQYYDYYYGQYGGDQQQSVEGAIVEEEIEEFEPPINVKALNREFYKRDQELLIDLDVNKWAPIDSFSSVIPTRDQLNAQLTFR comes from the exons ATGGACTACTCATTGTTGGATGAAACAATCCTGAAGATCACGTTTGCTAGATTGGGATTTCCCCTACTCTCAGTGGAGTGGATAAGAGACCAGCAGACTCA GGAACTTCAGCGTTACTGCTATGTGGAGTTTGGAGACCCACTAAGTGCTCAGGGTGCACTCAATGCTCTCAACAATAAACCAGTACCAGGAACAGCT AAAACATTCAGACTAAGTTGGGGAAGCAAGAAACTTGAATCTGA ggGATCAGAGTTCACTGTTATTGTTAATGAATTATCTGCGGATGTCACTGGTCAGCAGCTACAG AATTTCTTCCGAACGTATTACTCATCAGTCTGGCATGCCACAG TGACTGATGAGGAAACAGATGGTGGCAGACATGGGGTAGTATACTTCCTCGATGAAGCAGAGAGAGATCTCAGTTACATGGAAATGGATGGCAAAATGGGCCTCGGTCAGTCACCGATTAGAGTGAGATCCACCATATCTGGTGGTCCGGATGACCAAGCACAAGCTGCACAATATTACGATTACTATTATGGACAATATGGAGGCGATCAA CAGCAGTCAGTTGAAGGTGCTATTGTTGAGGAAGAAATTGAGG AATTTGAGCCTCCAATTAATGTCAAAGCATTGAATCGTGAATTTTACAAAAGGGATCAG GAGCTGTTGATAGACTTGGACGTCAACAAGTGGGCACCAATTGACTCGTTCTCTAGTGTGATACCCACAAGGGACCAATTGAATGCACAATTGACGTTTAGATGA
- the LOC136242605 gene encoding tRNA selenocysteine 1-associated protein 1-like isoform X2 codes for MATNMFASTHGDKTLWMGDMDYSLLDETILKITFARLGFPLLSVEWIRDQQTQELQRYCYVEFGDPLSAQGALNALNNKPVPGTAKTFRLSWGSKKLESEGSEFTVIVNELSADVTGQQLQNFFRTYYSSVWHATVTDEETDGGRHGVVYFLDEAERDLSYMEMDGKMGLGQSPIRVRSTISGGPDDQAQAAQYYDYYYGQYGGDQQSVEGAIVEEEIEEFEPPINVKALNREFYKRDQELLIDLDVNKWAPIDSFSSVIPTRDQLNAQLTFR; via the exons ATGGCTACGAATATGTTTGCTTCTACTCATGGTGACAAAACGTTGTGGATGGGAGAC ATGGACTACTCATTGTTGGATGAAACAATCCTGAAGATCACGTTTGCTAGATTGGGATTTCCCCTACTCTCAGTGGAGTGGATAAGAGACCAGCAGACTCA GGAACTTCAGCGTTACTGCTATGTGGAGTTTGGAGACCCACTAAGTGCTCAGGGTGCACTCAATGCTCTCAACAATAAACCAGTACCAGGAACAGCT AAAACATTCAGACTAAGTTGGGGAAGCAAGAAACTTGAATCTGA ggGATCAGAGTTCACTGTTATTGTTAATGAATTATCTGCGGATGTCACTGGTCAGCAGCTACAG AATTTCTTCCGAACGTATTACTCATCAGTCTGGCATGCCACAG TGACTGATGAGGAAACAGATGGTGGCAGACATGGGGTAGTATACTTCCTCGATGAAGCAGAGAGAGATCTCAGTTACATGGAAATGGATGGCAAAATGGGCCTCGGTCAGTCACCGATTAGAGTGAGATCCACCATATCTGGTGGTCCGGATGACCAAGCACAAGCTGCACAATATTACGATTACTATTATGGACAATATGGAGGCGATCAA CAGTCAGTTGAAGGTGCTATTGTTGAGGAAGAAATTGAGG AATTTGAGCCTCCAATTAATGTCAAAGCATTGAATCGTGAATTTTACAAAAGGGATCAG GAGCTGTTGATAGACTTGGACGTCAACAAGTGGGCACCAATTGACTCGTTCTCTAGTGTGATACCCACAAGGGACCAATTGAATGCACAATTGACGTTTAGATGA